The following are from one region of the Acipenser ruthenus chromosome 19, fAciRut3.2 maternal haplotype, whole genome shotgun sequence genome:
- the esrp2 gene encoding epithelial splicing regulatory protein 2 isoform X4: MASHNDTVVVLFGATAGANGVKLGSDERELILLVWQIVDLQNKKVGKLHRCLVKPDSLELTEQCKEDTALNLDDISKAEPLDDVLQQFHQSVSSELKLLGRSSFTLCTDGPLLIRQVFHPEASNKNLVLPDCFYSFVDLRKELHKCCPNSGSAQDHTLSSMAEYLNIPTENTETSAGVWEVKTMAAVVLRLLSEPHNHKFTDFETVKCKFETGACRKSEAVDSETVIRARGLPWQSSDQDIARFFKGLNIAKGGVALCLNAQGRRNGEALVRFVSPEHRDLALERHKHHMGSRYIEVYKATGEEFLKIAGGTSNEVAQFLSKENQVIIRMRGLPFTATAEEVLSFLGPDCPVTDDKEGLLFVKYPDGRPTGDAFVLFACEEYAQNAIKKHREILGKRYIELFRSTAAEVQQVLNRYMSTPLISTLPPPMLPVIPQPFIMTGPARDCVRLRGLPYTATIEDILEFMAEFTVDIKPHGVHMVLNQQGRPSGDAFIQMNSAERSFLVAQKCHKKMMKDRYVEVFQCSGEEMSFVLMGGTLNRSGLSPPPCKLPCLSPPGYAFQTAAAVIPEAALYQPQALLASPRTPQHPAPAAPPAITYYSTQAHAHAHAQAQAQAQAQAQLYMNMSMNMNYTAYYPSPPVSPTTVGYFAGPHGSMVAAQASPSAMLPQPGALVRMQGLPYNTGVKEILSFFQGYQYAPDDYNSLIQMNDQARSLLQPPKEWVCL; the protein is encoded by the exons ATGGCTTCGCACAATGATACTGTGGTGGTGTTGTTTGGGGCAACAGCTGGTGCAAATGGGGTTAAACTGGGTTCGGATGAGAGGGAATTAATTCTCTTGGTGTGGCAAATTGTGGATCTGCAGAACAAAAAG GTGGGGAAATTACACAGGTGCCTTGTAAAACCCGACAGTCTGGAACTAACAGAGCAGTGTAAAGAAGACACGGCTCTGAATTTGGATGACATTTCTAAAGCCGAGCCTTTAGACGACGTTCTGCAACAG TTTCACCAGTCCGTGTCGAGCGAGCTGAAGCTCCTGGGTAGGAGCTCCTTTACACTCTGCACAGACGGGCCCTTGCTTATCAGACAGGTCTTCCATCCAGAGGCCTCCAACAAG AATCTGGTCCTGCCAGATTGTTTTTATTCCTTTGTTGACCTGCGGAAGGAGCTTCACAAATGTTGTCCCAACTCCGGCTCTGCACAGGATCACACCCTTTCCTCCATGGCAGAAT ATTTAAACATCCCTACAGAAAACACAGAGACAAGCGCAGGGGTCTGGGAGGTGAAAACTATGGCAGCAGTCGTTTTACGACTTCTTTCTGAACCACACA ATCACAAATTCACAGACTTTGAGACCGTGAAGTGCAAGTTTGAAACCGGCGCCTG CAGGAAGTCGGAGGCTGTGGACAGCGAGACAGTGATCCGAGCCAGGGGACTCCCGTGGCAGTCTTCAGACCAGGACATTGCCAGGTTCTTCAAAGGGCTCAACATCGCCAA GGGCGGGGTGGCGCTGTGCCTCAATGCACAGGGCAGGCGGAACGGAGAGGCACTTGTTCGGTTTGTCAGTCCGGAGCACAGAGACCTGGCCCTGGAGAGACACAAGCATCACATGGGCAGCCGGTATATAGAG GTTTATAAAGCTACAGGAGAGGAATTTCTGAAAATAGCAGGTG gcactTCCAATGAAGTCGCCCAGTTCCTGTCAAAGGAGAACCAGGTGATCATCCGCATGCGCGGGCTGCCCTTCACCGCCACCGCGGAGGAGGTGCTCAGCTTCCTGGGTCCAGACTGCCCTGTGACGGACGACAAGGAGGGGCTGCTCTTCGTCAAGTACCCTGATGGGAGGCCCACGGGGGACGCCTTTGTGCTGTTTGCCTGCGAGGAGTATGCTCAGAACGCCATCAAGAAGCACAGGGAGATCCTGGGCAAGCGCTACATAGAGCTGTTCCGCAGCACTGCGGCAGAGGTGCAGCAG GTGTTGAACCGGTACATGTCCACACCTCTGATCTCCACACTGCCACCCCCCATGCTGCCGGTGATCCCCCAGCCCTTCATCATGACGGGGCCGGCACGGGACTGCGTGCGGCTCAGGGGCCTCCCCTACACCGCCACCATCGAGGACATCCTGGAGTTCATGGCCGAGTTCACAGTGGACATCAAGCCCCACGGCGTCCACATGGTCCTCAACCAGCAG GGTCGCCCATCCGGGGATGCCTTCATTCAGATGAACTCCGCGGAGCGCTCCTTCCTGGTGGCTCAGAAGTGCCACAAAAAGATGATGAAGGACCGCTACGTGGAGGTGTTCCAGTGCTCCGGGGAGGAGATGAGTTTTGTTTTAATGGGTGGCACTTTAAACCGTAGTGGCTTGTCCCCACCGCCATGTAAGTTACCAT GCCTCTCCCCCCCTGGCTACGCTTTCCAGACCGCTGCCGCAGTGATCCCCGAAGCAGCTCTTTACCAGCCTCAAGCCCTGCTGGCCTCTCCCAGGACCCCCCAGCACCCTGCCCCCGCAGCGCCCCCTGCTATCACTTACTACTCTACGCAGGCCCACGCGCACGCCCACGCCCAGGCCCAGGCCCAGGCCCAGGCACAGGCCCAGCTCTACATGAACATGAGCATGAACATGAACTACACTGCATACTACCCGAG CCCCCCTGTCTCTCCCACCACCGTGGGTTACTTTGCTGGTCCACACGGCTCCATGGTTGCTGCCCAGGCCTCCCCCAGCGCCATGCTGCCCCAGCCGGGAGCCCTGGTACGAATGCAGGGGCTTCCCTACAACACCGGCGTCAAGGAGATCCTCAGCTTCTTCCAGGGATACCAG TATGCACCCGATGACTACAACAGCCTTATTCAGATGAACGATCAAGCAAGGAGCTTGTTACAACCTCCCAAAGAGTGGGTCTGTTTGTAA